In one Umezawaea sp. Da 62-37 genomic region, the following are encoded:
- a CDS encoding helix-turn-helix transcriptional regulator produces MTNAAGRPTLSVEDIDSTGHGSLAQLLTTGPFPEALRAAIKASRLSLDRIQHRLGLRGVTISVATLSYWQSGRRRPERPESLEALRHLESVLGVPQAGLSALLGPPRPRGRRCRPTTMMPIDALWARRERVADLLTKVDTTSDVKLGRISQHDRIDIAADGGQRSIWVRQILRAEQDGPDRWALVFETEESDVLPEVANLRNCHLGRVAEDTDANIMVAEMMFDRPLARGETIIMEYELVFPEGHYPAGNNTFARKFRLPVREYVIEVRFDQSNLPARCQQYSLPAGDETPSRRRNLTLDNAGGVHAVALGFGPGVFGVRWEWPK; encoded by the coding sequence ATGACCAACGCTGCCGGTCGACCTACTCTGTCCGTCGAAGACATCGATTCGACGGGCCACGGCAGTCTGGCGCAGCTCCTGACCACGGGACCGTTTCCCGAGGCCCTGAGAGCCGCGATCAAAGCGAGTCGGCTCAGCCTGGACCGCATCCAGCACCGACTGGGTCTGCGCGGTGTCACGATCAGCGTCGCGACGCTCAGCTACTGGCAATCGGGCCGACGCCGCCCTGAACGACCCGAGTCGCTGGAGGCGCTCCGGCACCTCGAGTCCGTCCTGGGTGTCCCGCAAGCGGGCCTGTCCGCCCTGCTCGGGCCACCCCGTCCACGCGGGCGACGTTGCCGCCCCACCACGATGATGCCCATCGACGCCCTCTGGGCGCGCCGTGAACGGGTCGCCGACCTGCTCACCAAGGTGGACACGACGTCCGACGTCAAGCTCGGGCGGATCAGCCAGCACGATCGCATCGACATCGCCGCGGACGGCGGTCAGCGCTCCATCTGGGTGAGGCAGATCCTGCGTGCCGAGCAGGACGGCCCAGACCGCTGGGCGCTGGTGTTCGAGACCGAGGAATCGGATGTGCTGCCGGAGGTCGCGAACCTCCGCAACTGCCACCTGGGCCGGGTCGCCGAGGACACCGACGCCAACATCATGGTCGCCGAGATGATGTTCGACCGCCCCCTGGCCAGGGGCGAGACGATCATCATGGAGTACGAACTGGTCTTCCCCGAGGGGCACTACCCCGCGGGCAACAACACCTTCGCGCGCAAGTTCCGACTGCCCGTGCGCGAGTACGTGATCGAGGTCCGGTTCGACCAGTCGAACCTGCCCGCGCGCTGCCAGCAGTACAGCCTGCCCGCCGGTGACGAGACGCCGTCGCGTCGCCGCAACCTGACGCTCGACAACGCCGGTGGCGTGCACGCCGTGGCGCTGGGCTTCGGTCCCGGCGTGTTCGGCGTCCGCTGGGAATGGCCCAAGTAG
- a CDS encoding acVLRF1 family peptidyl-tRNA hydrolase: protein MSRTREVPGGGLAVEVEPERLAGWFDRFAERHGGVARTVVVADHVRVEAADGTRAEVDVPFGPLADVGEWPRLAVDGLVAHALVPRRIGLLLVRLGGHSVGIALDGVVEVSTTDSRQVHGRNKAGGWSQHRFARRREGQARVALRAAAADAVRVLASRVDELDAVVLGGDRQALDVLRDDRALAGVFAKAGERVLDVAEPRRAVLDEAAERARAVEVVVR, encoded by the coding sequence GTGAGCCGAACCCGCGAGGTGCCCGGCGGCGGGCTGGCCGTCGAGGTCGAGCCCGAACGGCTGGCCGGGTGGTTCGACCGGTTCGCCGAACGCCACGGCGGTGTCGCGCGCACGGTGGTCGTCGCCGACCACGTGCGCGTCGAGGCGGCCGACGGCACGCGGGCCGAGGTGGACGTGCCGTTCGGGCCGCTGGCCGACGTGGGGGAGTGGCCGCGCCTGGCGGTCGACGGGCTGGTCGCGCACGCGCTCGTCCCGCGGCGGATCGGTCTGCTGCTGGTGCGGCTCGGCGGGCACAGCGTCGGGATCGCGCTCGACGGCGTGGTGGAGGTGTCCACCACCGACAGCCGCCAGGTGCACGGGCGCAACAAGGCGGGCGGGTGGTCGCAGCACCGGTTCGCGCGCCGCCGCGAGGGGCAGGCGCGGGTCGCGCTGCGGGCCGCCGCCGCCGACGCCGTCCGGGTGCTGGCGTCGCGGGTGGACGAACTCGACGCCGTCGTGCTCGGCGGTGACCGGCAGGCGTTGGACGTGCTGCGCGACGACCGCGCCCTCGCCGGGGTGTTCGCCAAGGCGGGGGAGCGGGTGCTCGACGTCGCCGAACCGCGCCGGGCCGTGCTCGACGAGGCCGCCGAACGGGCCCGCGCCGTCGAGGTCGTCGTGCGGTGA
- a CDS encoding SigE family RNA polymerase sigma factor, whose protein sequence is MTDPSWNAEFTRHFDRTADSMRFTAYLLCGSWHEAEDVVQAAFLKLYLAGPKMADRAGLGAYTRKIVVRTFLAERRRMRWRRERLTDAPPEMPGGGEHIEDRLVLWQAMSVLGARQRAVLVLRFWHDLSVEETASALGCTTGTVKSQSARGLATLRQRLGPQYADLWLEVSRRE, encoded by the coding sequence GTGACCGACCCGAGTTGGAACGCCGAGTTCACCCGGCACTTCGACCGCACCGCCGATTCGATGCGCTTCACGGCCTACCTGCTGTGCGGCAGCTGGCACGAGGCCGAGGACGTGGTGCAGGCGGCTTTCCTCAAGCTGTACCTGGCGGGCCCCAAGATGGCCGACCGGGCGGGCTTGGGCGCCTACACCCGGAAGATCGTGGTGCGCACCTTCCTCGCCGAGCGCAGGCGGATGCGGTGGCGACGGGAACGGCTGACGGACGCGCCGCCGGAGATGCCCGGCGGTGGTGAGCACATCGAGGACCGGCTCGTGCTGTGGCAGGCGATGTCGGTGCTCGGTGCGCGTCAACGTGCTGTGCTGGTGCTGCGCTTCTGGCACGACCTGAGCGTCGAGGAAACCGCCTCGGCGCTCGGGTGCACCACCGGGACGGTCAAGAGCCAGAGCGCCCGAGGCCTGGCGACGCTCCGCCAGCGCCTCGGCCCCCAGTACGCCGATCTGTGGTTGGAGGTGTCTCGCCGTGAGTGA
- a CDS encoding cytochrome P450, which translates to MTTVPEIDLADPEVVRDPFTTYGRVREIAPLARIAIPGMAPLWALTRHEDAKTMLTDPRFVINSDSFIRPPGIPEHCLEYMRTMSELDGPEHARLRKLVSPAFTARRAADFRPRIESIVESLLDDLPNHVENGSVDLLRHFAWLVPVDVICELVGIPTEDRPAWRTHAANIAAGYGPGFADAVPAIMAGAKAAVASRRANPDGDLLSDLVRIQDEEGDRLSETELVTLVWHLVLAGQTPANLIPNAVQVLHSHPEQLAALRADASLLPRAVDEVIRFSGPALLSIPRYATEDVELHGTLIHKGDAISAVVASTNHDPRTHTTPTAFDITRPTAATHLGFGHGPHFCLGASLAKAQTEVALSALWHRFPALALATPAEDRAPDPGTWRLTSLRATL; encoded by the coding sequence ATGACCACCGTTCCCGAGATCGACCTCGCCGACCCGGAGGTCGTCCGCGACCCGTTCACCACCTACGGGCGCGTCCGGGAAATCGCGCCACTGGCCAGGATCGCGATCCCCGGCATGGCTCCGCTCTGGGCGCTGACCAGGCACGAAGACGCCAAGACCATGCTCACCGACCCCCGGTTCGTCATCAACTCCGACAGCTTCATCCGCCCTCCGGGCATCCCCGAGCACTGCCTGGAGTACATGCGGACCATGTCCGAACTGGACGGCCCCGAACACGCCCGACTGCGCAAGCTGGTGTCCCCGGCCTTCACCGCCCGCCGCGCCGCCGACTTCCGCCCCCGGATCGAGTCCATCGTCGAATCACTGCTGGACGACCTGCCGAACCACGTCGAGAACGGCTCCGTCGACCTGCTGCGCCACTTCGCCTGGCTCGTCCCCGTCGACGTCATCTGCGAACTCGTCGGCATCCCCACCGAAGACCGCCCGGCCTGGCGCACCCACGCCGCCAACATCGCCGCCGGCTACGGCCCCGGCTTCGCCGACGCCGTCCCCGCCATCATGGCCGGCGCCAAAGCCGCCGTGGCAAGCCGCCGCGCCAACCCGGACGGCGACCTCCTCTCCGACCTCGTCCGCATCCAGGACGAAGAGGGTGACCGCCTGAGCGAAACCGAACTCGTCACCCTCGTCTGGCACCTCGTCCTGGCAGGCCAAACCCCCGCCAACCTCATCCCCAACGCCGTCCAGGTCCTCCACTCGCACCCCGAGCAGTTGGCCGCACTCCGAGCCGACGCGTCACTACTCCCCCGCGCCGTGGACGAGGTCATCCGCTTCTCCGGCCCCGCCCTGCTCTCGATCCCGCGCTACGCGACCGAAGACGTGGAACTCCACGGCACCCTGATCCACAAGGGCGACGCCATCTCGGCAGTCGTCGCCTCCACCAACCACGACCCCCGCACCCACACCACCCCGACCGCCTTCGACATCACCCGCCCCACCGCCGCCACCCACCTCGGCTTCGGCCACGGCCCCCACTTCTGCCTGGGCGCATCGCTGGCGAAAGCGCAAACCGAGGTAGCCCTCTCCGCCCTCTGGCACCGCTTCCCCGCCCTAGCCCTGGCCACTCCGGCAGAAGACCGCGCCCCCGACCCCGGCACCTGGCGCCTCACCTCACTCCGCGCCACCCTCTAG
- a CDS encoding SDR family oxidoreductase encodes MTETFAGKTALVTGASRGIGFGIARELLARGASVAITGRRTDTIEEAGRRLAEEADVPADRVLALASNAGKDEERAAAVDAVLERFGRIDVLVNNTGINPIFGPLMDADLGAVRKIFDVNVVAALGFVQLVWKGWMAEHGGAVVNIASVGGIRSTGAIAAYGASKAALIRLTEELAWQLGPKVRVNAVAPAVVKTKFAEALYSGREEEAAGQYPMKRLGTPEDVARLVAFLASDEAGWISGETVRVDGGLLATGTLG; translated from the coding sequence ATGACGGAGACGTTCGCAGGGAAGACCGCGCTGGTCACGGGCGCGAGCAGGGGAATCGGATTCGGGATCGCGCGGGAACTGCTGGCGCGCGGGGCGTCGGTCGCGATCACCGGGCGCAGGACCGACACGATCGAGGAGGCCGGGCGGCGGCTCGCGGAGGAGGCGGACGTGCCCGCCGACCGGGTCCTGGCCCTGGCCAGCAACGCCGGGAAGGACGAGGAGCGCGCGGCGGCGGTGGACGCGGTGCTGGAGCGGTTCGGGCGGATCGACGTGCTGGTCAACAACACCGGGATCAACCCGATCTTCGGGCCGCTGATGGACGCGGACCTGGGGGCCGTGCGGAAGATCTTCGACGTGAACGTGGTGGCGGCGTTGGGGTTCGTGCAGCTGGTGTGGAAGGGGTGGATGGCCGAGCACGGCGGGGCGGTGGTGAACATCGCCTCGGTGGGCGGGATCCGGTCTACCGGGGCGATCGCGGCGTACGGGGCGAGCAAGGCGGCGCTGATCCGGTTGACGGAGGAGTTGGCGTGGCAGTTGGGGCCGAAGGTGCGGGTGAACGCGGTGGCGCCGGCGGTGGTGAAGACGAAGTTCGCGGAGGCTTTGTATTCAGGGAGGGAGGAGGAGGCGGCGGGGCAGTATCCGATGAAGAGGTTGGGGACGCCGGAGGACGTGGCTCGGTTGGTGGCGTTCTTGGCTTCGGATGAGGCCGGGTGGATCAGTGGGGAGACGGTTCGGGTGGATGGGGGGTTGTTGGCTACTGGGACGTTAGGGTGA
- a CDS encoding ABC-F family ATP-binding cassette domain-containing protein — protein MITATNIELRAGSRILLSETNLRVQAGDRIGLVGRNGAGKTTSLRVLAGEGLPYGGDVRRTGELGYLPQDPREGDLSVIAKDRVLSARGLDQILRDMEKTQSAMAELVDPKQLDKAVERYGKLEDRFSSLGGYAAESEAARICANLGLADRILAQPLSTLSGGQRRRVELARILFAASEAGVGAKSSTILLIDEPTNHLDADSISWLRGFLKSHEGGLVVISHDVELLEDVVNKVWFLDATRGEVDLYNMGWKKYLEARAADEKRRRRERANAEKKAGVLFAQADKMRAKATKAVAAQNMAKRAEKMLAGLDETRVADKVAKIRFPEPATCGKTPLMAEGLSKSYGSLEIFTGVDLAIDKGSRVVILGLNGAGKTTLLRLLGQMERPDAGSLIPGHGLKVGYFAQEHETLDHDASVWENIRHAAPDTQEQQLRQLLGTFLFSGEQLDQLAGTLSGGEKTRLALAGLVSSAANVLLLDEPTNNLDPASREQVLDALRRYQGAVVLVTHDPGAVEALEPERVILLPDGTEDHWSADYLELVQLA, from the coding sequence GTGATCACAGCTACCAACATCGAGTTGCGCGCGGGTTCGCGCATCCTCTTGTCGGAGACCAACCTCCGCGTGCAGGCAGGCGACCGCATCGGTCTCGTCGGCCGCAACGGCGCGGGCAAGACGACGTCGTTGCGCGTGCTGGCGGGCGAGGGTCTGCCCTACGGCGGCGACGTGCGGCGCACCGGCGAACTCGGCTACCTGCCGCAGGATCCGCGCGAGGGCGACCTGTCGGTGATCGCGAAGGACCGCGTGCTGTCCGCCCGCGGCCTGGACCAGATCCTGCGGGACATGGAGAAGACGCAGTCCGCGATGGCGGAGCTGGTCGACCCCAAGCAGCTGGACAAGGCGGTCGAGCGCTACGGCAAGCTGGAGGACAGGTTCTCCTCGCTCGGCGGGTACGCCGCCGAGAGCGAGGCCGCCCGCATCTGCGCGAACCTCGGTCTGGCGGACCGGATCCTGGCGCAGCCGCTGAGCACGCTGTCCGGTGGCCAGCGCCGCCGCGTCGAGCTGGCGCGCATCCTGTTCGCCGCCTCCGAGGCCGGTGTCGGCGCGAAGTCCAGCACGATCCTGCTGATCGACGAGCCCACGAACCACCTCGACGCCGACTCGATCTCCTGGCTGCGCGGCTTCCTCAAGTCGCACGAGGGCGGTCTGGTCGTGATCAGCCACGACGTGGAGCTGCTCGAGGACGTCGTGAACAAGGTCTGGTTCCTCGACGCCACCCGCGGCGAGGTCGACCTGTACAACATGGGCTGGAAGAAGTACCTCGAGGCGCGCGCCGCGGACGAGAAGCGCCGCCGCCGCGAGCGCGCGAACGCCGAGAAGAAGGCGGGCGTGCTGTTCGCCCAGGCCGACAAGATGCGCGCGAAGGCCACGAAGGCCGTCGCCGCGCAGAACATGGCCAAGCGCGCCGAGAAGATGCTCGCGGGCCTGGACGAGACCCGCGTGGCGGACAAGGTCGCGAAGATCCGCTTCCCGGAGCCCGCGACCTGCGGCAAGACCCCGCTGATGGCGGAGGGGCTGAGCAAGTCCTACGGGTCGCTGGAGATCTTCACCGGCGTCGACCTGGCCATCGACAAGGGTTCTCGGGTCGTGATCCTGGGCCTGAACGGCGCGGGCAAGACGACCCTGCTGCGCCTGCTCGGCCAGATGGAGCGCCCCGACGCGGGTTCGCTGATCCCCGGCCACGGCCTGAAGGTCGGCTACTTCGCGCAGGAGCACGAGACCCTGGACCACGACGCCAGCGTGTGGGAGAACATCCGCCACGCGGCACCGGACACCCAGGAGCAGCAGCTCAGGCAGTTGCTGGGCACGTTCCTGTTCAGCGGCGAGCAGTTGGACCAGCTCGCGGGCACCCTTTCGGGTGGCGAGAAGACCAGGCTGGCGCTGGCGGGCCTCGTGTCGAGCGCGGCGAACGTGCTGCTCCTCGACGAACCGACGAACAACCTGGACCCGGCCAGCCGCGAGCAGGTGCTCGACGCGCTGCGCCGCTACCAGGGCGCCGTCGTCCTGGTCACCCACGACCCCGGAGCGGTCGAGGCGCTTGAGCCCGAGCGGGTGATCCTTCTCCCCGACGGAACCGAGGACCACTGGTCCGCGGACTACCTGGAACTCGTGCAGTTGGCCTGA
- a CDS encoding helix-turn-helix domain-containing protein, with protein sequence MADLKKGARITGATRDKLAADLKKKYEKGASIRALAESTGRSYGFVHRVLSESGVTLRGRGGATRTKKK encoded by the coding sequence GTGGCTGACCTGAAGAAGGGCGCCCGGATCACCGGCGCCACACGGGACAAGCTGGCCGCTGACCTGAAGAAGAAGTACGAAAAGGGCGCGAGCATCCGGGCGTTGGCTGAGTCCACCGGGCGCTCCTATGGCTTCGTCCACCGGGTTCTGTCCGAGTCCGGTGTGACGCTGCGCGGTCGCGGTGGCGCCACCCGCACGAAGAAGAAGTAG
- a CDS encoding enoyl-CoA hydratase/isomerase family protein, protein MSATPIDADVLERGGVRLVVDGPRATVTLDRPDVLNAQTPSTWQALRAIGEGLDPDVLVVVVRGSGRAFSAGLDRRMFSGGVPGEPGLTDILRQGPEQGDAQIAEFQHGFTWLRDPKRVTIAAVAGHAIGAGFQLALACDFRVIADDTKFSMAETTLGLVPDLGGTLPLVRLVGYARAAELCVTGRRVEAEEALRVGLANHVVPLADLDTAVDDLVAQVLRPLPGAVRETLALIAAAADGTTAEEQLALERAAQLRRLGELAALAGQSA, encoded by the coding sequence ATGTCGGCTACGCCCATCGACGCCGACGTGTTGGAACGCGGCGGTGTGCGGCTCGTCGTGGACGGGCCGCGCGCGACCGTCACCCTCGACCGCCCCGATGTGCTCAACGCGCAGACGCCCTCCACCTGGCAGGCGTTGCGGGCGATCGGCGAAGGCCTGGACCCGGACGTCCTCGTGGTGGTCGTCCGGGGTTCTGGTCGAGCGTTCTCGGCAGGCCTGGACCGCCGCATGTTCTCCGGTGGCGTACCAGGCGAACCGGGCTTGACGGACATCCTCCGCCAGGGCCCGGAACAGGGTGATGCCCAAATCGCGGAGTTCCAGCACGGCTTCACCTGGCTGCGCGACCCCAAACGGGTGACCATCGCCGCCGTGGCGGGCCACGCCATCGGTGCCGGTTTCCAACTGGCCCTGGCCTGCGACTTCCGCGTCATCGCCGACGACACCAAGTTCTCCATGGCCGAAACCACCCTCGGCCTGGTCCCCGACCTGGGCGGCACCCTCCCCCTGGTCCGCCTCGTCGGCTACGCCCGCGCCGCCGAACTCTGCGTGACCGGCCGCCGCGTAGAGGCCGAAGAAGCCCTCCGCGTCGGCCTCGCGAACCACGTCGTGCCACTAGCCGACCTCGACACCGCAGTGGACGACCTGGTCGCCCAGGTCCTCCGCCCCCTGCCCGGCGCCGTACGCGAAACCCTGGCCCTCATCGCCGCCGCCGCGGACGGCACCACAGCAGAAGAACAGCTGGCCCTCGAACGCGCCGCACAACTCCGCCGCCTCGGCGAACTGGCAGCACTGGCAGGCCAGTCCGCCTAA
- a CDS encoding ABC transporter ATP-binding protein: protein MRAGETPKGVRAGTLRRVLTFARPHHSKLVTFLLLTVVSSVLAVSTPVLAGRVVDAIVNGSAVSVVVWLAITIAVIAVIDAGLGLLERWQSTRIGEGLIYDLRRAVFEHVQRMPVAFFTRTRTGALVSRLNNDVIGAQRAFTSTLSGVVTNVIQLTLTLVVMLTLSWQVTLLALVLLPIFVLPARRMGNRMADLQREAANLNAGMTTQMTERFSAPGATLVKLFGRPREEATEFGDRALRVRDIGIRTAMATRWFMTGLTLVSALAQALVYGLGGYLALTGHLAAGTVVSLALLLSRLYSPLTALANARVDVMTALVSFERVFEVLDLKPMIEEAEKPKPVPDGPVSVEFHDVRFGYPSADKVSLASLESVSTLDTRGGQEVLHGISFRAEPGQLVALVGSSGAGKSTIASLVPRLYDVESGSVALSDVDVRELGFDDVRDAVGVVTQDGHLFHDTIRANLLYARPKASDEELWDAIARARLGTLIESLPDGLETVVGERGYRLSGGERQRLTIARLLLARPRVVILDEATAHLDSESETAVQAALTEALRGRTALVIAHRLSTIRAADQILVVEDGEIVERGGHRELLEAEGRYAELYHTQFDETPQVSVVETPKLSLVTADREKSR from the coding sequence ATGCGCGCTGGCGAAACCCCCAAAGGGGTACGCGCCGGCACACTGCGCCGAGTACTCACCTTCGCAAGACCCCACCACTCCAAACTCGTCACTTTCCTCCTCCTCACCGTCGTCTCCTCCGTCCTGGCCGTCAGCACCCCCGTCCTAGCCGGCCGAGTGGTGGACGCCATCGTCAACGGCAGCGCGGTCTCCGTGGTCGTCTGGCTCGCGATCACCATCGCCGTCATCGCCGTCATCGACGCCGGCCTGGGCCTCCTCGAACGCTGGCAGTCGACCAGGATCGGCGAAGGCCTCATCTACGACCTCCGCCGCGCCGTCTTCGAACACGTCCAGCGCATGCCGGTCGCCTTCTTCACCCGCACCCGCACCGGCGCCCTGGTCAGCCGCCTCAACAACGACGTCATCGGCGCCCAACGAGCCTTCACCTCGACCCTCTCGGGCGTGGTCACCAACGTCATCCAGCTGACCCTGACCCTCGTCGTCATGCTCACCCTGTCGTGGCAGGTCACCCTCCTGGCGCTGGTGCTGCTCCCGATCTTCGTGCTCCCCGCACGCCGGATGGGCAACCGCATGGCCGACCTCCAGCGCGAAGCCGCCAACCTCAACGCGGGCATGACCACCCAGATGACCGAACGCTTCTCCGCCCCCGGCGCCACCCTGGTCAAGCTCTTCGGCCGCCCCCGCGAGGAAGCCACCGAGTTCGGCGACCGCGCCCTGCGGGTCCGCGACATCGGCATCCGCACCGCCATGGCCACCCGCTGGTTCATGACCGGCCTGACCCTGGTCTCCGCGCTGGCGCAGGCGCTCGTCTACGGCCTGGGCGGCTACCTGGCGCTCACCGGCCACCTGGCCGCGGGCACGGTCGTATCCCTCGCACTCCTGCTCTCCCGCCTCTACTCCCCGCTCACGGCCCTGGCCAACGCGCGAGTGGACGTGATGACGGCCTTGGTCAGCTTCGAACGGGTCTTCGAAGTCCTGGACCTCAAGCCCATGATCGAAGAGGCCGAGAAGCCCAAGCCCGTCCCCGACGGCCCCGTCTCCGTCGAATTCCACGACGTCCGCTTCGGCTACCCGTCAGCGGACAAGGTCTCCCTCGCCTCCCTCGAGTCGGTCAGCACCCTCGACACCCGAGGCGGCCAGGAAGTCCTGCACGGCATCAGCTTCCGCGCCGAACCCGGCCAGCTGGTCGCACTCGTCGGCTCCTCCGGCGCGGGCAAGTCCACGATCGCGTCACTGGTCCCGCGCCTCTACGACGTGGAATCCGGCTCCGTCGCGCTGTCCGATGTGGACGTTCGCGAACTCGGCTTCGACGACGTCCGGGACGCGGTCGGCGTGGTGACCCAGGACGGGCACCTGTTCCACGACACCATCCGCGCGAACCTCCTCTACGCCCGTCCGAAGGCCTCCGACGAGGAGCTGTGGGACGCGATCGCCCGCGCCCGGCTCGGCACGCTGATCGAGTCGCTGCCCGACGGCCTGGAAACCGTGGTGGGCGAACGGGGTTACCGGCTGTCCGGCGGTGAGCGGCAGCGGCTGACGATCGCCCGCCTGCTGCTGGCCCGCCCCCGCGTGGTCATCCTCGACGAGGCGACCGCGCACCTGGACTCGGAGTCGGAGACGGCCGTGCAGGCCGCGCTGACCGAGGCCCTGCGCGGCCGCACGGCCCTGGTCATCGCGCACCGGCTGTCCACGATCCGCGCCGCCGACCAGATCCTGGTCGTGGAGGACGGCGAGATCGTGGAACGTGGCGGCCACCGCGAACTGCTGGAGGCCGAGGGGCGCTACGCCGAGCTGTACCACACCCAGTTCGACGAGACGCCGCAGGTGAGCGTGGTGGAGACGCCGAAGCTCTCGCTGGTCACAGCGGACCGAGAAAAGTCGCGGTGA
- a CDS encoding penicillin-binding transpeptidase domain-containing protein, with protein MQEKRRRLVLIGGGLAAAVVIGIGGAVVWGSDDPSTGSAVFEVEEPGSRTPGTVVQDFIAAFAAGDVAGAAATTDAEQPARAALGRSRIAMSTAAYTARLGAIPAIGAEVTATTIPADVTWTLPGGAPWTYRTAFEVKRDGKQWRVHWTPAALHPALVEGQALKFEPVSSQGSVLDRDGKPLPEDTGDYAKAVLPGVRGEVGGTGGKPGWKVLVVDAADAPVATVQEKQAVVTQSVTVTLDKAVQDAAQAAVDGVPQEAAIVAIDTGTGEILAVAQNAAATATGPVALGYLHEPGSTFKMVTAAAAIEGGAVTVDTTVECPGEAVVGTRKIPNEGKFDLGAVPLRQAFAQSCNTTFGKLAGEMSDSALTTTARQFGIGADYDVAGISTNTGKVPPAVDVAERVENGIGQGKVQTTPFGMALAAATVATGRTPTPQLIREIPTKVNTAPTALPADAAQALRPMMREVVTGGTATALGGFGAVSGKTGTAQFGDGTHAHGWFVGYRGTMAFAVLVVDGGSSKAAVGVTATFLGPL; from the coding sequence ATGCAGGAGAAACGACGTCGTTTGGTGCTGATCGGCGGCGGCCTGGCGGCCGCCGTGGTCATCGGGATCGGCGGCGCGGTGGTGTGGGGGTCGGACGACCCGTCGACGGGGTCGGCCGTCTTCGAGGTCGAGGAGCCGGGATCGAGGACACCCGGCACCGTCGTGCAGGACTTCATCGCGGCGTTCGCCGCCGGTGACGTCGCCGGGGCCGCGGCGACCACCGACGCGGAGCAGCCCGCGAGAGCGGCGCTCGGCCGCTCCAGGATCGCCATGTCCACCGCCGCGTACACCGCGCGGCTCGGGGCGATCCCGGCGATCGGCGCCGAGGTCACGGCGACGACGATCCCCGCCGACGTGACCTGGACGCTGCCCGGCGGCGCCCCGTGGACCTACCGGACCGCGTTCGAGGTGAAGCGCGACGGCAAGCAGTGGCGGGTGCACTGGACACCCGCGGCGCTGCACCCGGCGCTCGTCGAGGGCCAGGCGCTGAAGTTCGAACCGGTGTCGAGCCAGGGCTCGGTGCTCGACCGCGACGGGAAGCCCCTGCCCGAGGACACCGGCGACTACGCCAAGGCCGTGCTGCCGGGCGTGCGGGGCGAGGTCGGCGGCACCGGCGGCAAACCCGGCTGGAAGGTGCTCGTCGTGGACGCGGCGGACGCGCCGGTGGCCACCGTGCAGGAGAAGCAGGCGGTCGTCACCCAGTCGGTGACCGTCACCCTCGACAAGGCCGTGCAGGACGCCGCGCAGGCAGCGGTCGACGGCGTGCCGCAGGAGGCCGCCATCGTCGCGATCGACACCGGCACCGGCGAGATCCTGGCGGTGGCGCAGAACGCGGCAGCCACCGCCACCGGCCCGGTCGCGCTCGGCTACCTGCACGAACCGGGCTCGACGTTCAAGATGGTCACCGCGGCCGCCGCCATCGAGGGCGGCGCGGTCACCGTCGACACCACGGTCGAATGCCCCGGCGAAGCGGTCGTCGGCACCCGCAAGATCCCCAACGAGGGCAAGTTCGACCTCGGCGCGGTGCCGCTGCGGCAGGCGTTCGCGCAGTCGTGCAACACCACGTTCGGCAAGCTCGCGGGCGAGATGTCCGACAGCGCGCTCACCACGACCGCCCGCCAGTTCGGGATCGGCGCCGACTACGACGTCGCCGGGATCTCCACCAACACCGGCAAGGTGCCGCCCGCCGTCGACGTCGCCGAACGCGTCGAGAACGGCATCGGGCAGGGCAAGGTGCAGACCACGCCGTTCGGCATGGCGCTGGCCGCCGCCACCGTGGCCACCGGGAGGACGCCGACCCCGCAGCTGATCCGCGAGATCCCGACGAAGGTCAACACCGCGCCGACCGCGCTGCCCGCCGACGCCGCGCAGGCGTTGCGGCCGATGATGCGCGAGGTCGTCACCGGCGGCACCGCGACCGCGCTCGGCGGCTTCGGCGCGGTGTCCGGCAAGACCGGGACCGCCCAGTTCGGCGACGGCACCCACGCGCACGGCTGGTTCGTCGGCTACCGGGGCACCATGGCGTTCGCGGTGCTCGTGGTGGACGGCGGCTCGTCGAAAGCCGCCGTCGGCGTCACCGCGACTTTTCTCGGTCCGCTGTGA